TCCATTTTTGGTCAAGAAAGTGTATGCTGTCGTTGTAGGTGTGGCTACTATGACTTGTGATCGTCGAAAGCACGAAACGAATACGAGGAGGTAAATTCCCATGGCTAAGGTCGCACGCGAGATGGTCGAGAAAGCCGGCGTGAACGTAGATCAACTTGTCGAACTGTTGGTCAAGAACGCCGCGGCAGAACTCACCACATTTTATTACTATACAATCCTGCGAGTAAACCTGATCGGATTGCAGGGTGAAGGGATCAAGGAGATCGCCGAGACCGCGCGCATCGAAGACCGCAATCACTTTGAGGCGCTGGTGCCGCGCATCTATGAACTTGGCGGCAAGTTGCCCGACAACATGAAGGATTTTCACGACCTGTCTGCTTGCCCGCCTGCCAACTTGCCGAAGGATCCGACGAATATCACGGCGATGCTGACCATCCTGGTCGAAGCCGAGCGGTGCGCGGTGCGCGGATATACTCACATTTGCAATTTGACCGCCGGTAAAGATCATCGAACGTATGATTTGGCTCTGGCGATTCTCAATGAAGAAGTCGAGCACGAGTCGTGGTTTTCCGAATTCCTCGGCGAGGGTCCTTCGGGTCACTTTTTGCG
The Chloroflexota bacterium genome window above contains:
- a CDS encoding DNA protection protein DPS (play a key role in DNA protection against oxidative stress by oxidizing Fe(II) to Fe(III); induced by iron depletion and hydrogen peroxide); this translates as MAKVAREMVEKAGVNVDQLVELLVKNAAAELTTFYYYTILRVNLIGLQGEGIKEIAETARIEDRNHFEALVPRIYELGGKLPDNMKDFHDLSACPPANLPKDPTNITAMLTILVEAERCAVRGYTHICNLTAGKDHRTYDLALAILNEEVEHESWFSEFLGEGPSGHFLRRGDTSPWVGKFLR